The Desulfurispira natronophila genome includes a region encoding these proteins:
- a CDS encoding acyl-CoA carboxylase subunit beta, with translation MSKTVTKPSLNNPFDPPEVVDFTNPGEIANGATGPYEEVMQEGHELMQRPVKSVAVGQIEKQHFKKRMTVWERLRVLTDETPNILYQNWGSNLDGASLVTGILNIDGRDVAVYGHDFTVRAGSMDATNGDKLARLFYMAGEKGIPLIGMNDSAGAFVPAGVGGLDGYAEAFTALRKISGVVPSIMCMFGFNAGGGSYLPRQGSFVIQPNDTFFGLTGPGVVKSVLGEDITPEELGGPQVHGQSGVADITVEDEVAALRRATRLLSYIPDNNSVMAPYQETSDPLERKTWEINTLLKKAFNSPTGFNTPFDVSIIIQQICDYGDFIELQPERARCVITAFGRLGGNVVGFCANNSAVSSGQIDVDAALKIARFIRFCNIYNIPVIFMEDTTGFLPGRDQESRGIVQAGRSMLDSIVDLRTPRILLILRNAFGGAYASYNNYPTGADLVLALPTTRLAVMGPAGKEFVYKGELRKLRGAVADKIKQATKERIDAGMESAAAKKDAEKEVGDWLKAEEALLNQRYEKELMNPKEGLSLGSISSLVMPTDLRKVLGENLNFFLRHYKPSPMQCVQREFH, from the coding sequence ATGTCAAAAACGGTCACGAAACCTTCGCTCAACAATCCCTTTGACCCACCCGAAGTGGTTGATTTTACCAACCCTGGTGAAATTGCCAACGGCGCAACTGGACCCTATGAAGAGGTGATGCAAGAAGGGCACGAGTTGATGCAGCGCCCTGTCAAGTCGGTGGCGGTAGGCCAGATTGAGAAGCAGCACTTCAAAAAACGTATGACGGTTTGGGAGCGCTTGCGGGTGCTGACGGATGAAACCCCCAATATTCTTTATCAGAACTGGGGCAGCAACCTGGATGGCGCTTCGCTGGTGACGGGTATTCTCAATATTGACGGTCGCGATGTGGCGGTCTATGGTCACGATTTCACTGTGCGCGCCGGTTCCATGGATGCCACCAACGGTGACAAGTTGGCCCGCCTGTTCTATATGGCTGGCGAAAAAGGCATTCCGCTGATTGGTATGAATGACAGCGCCGGGGCCTTTGTTCCTGCCGGTGTGGGCGGCCTGGATGGCTACGCCGAGGCCTTTACCGCCCTGCGCAAGATCAGCGGTGTGGTGCCCAGCATTATGTGTATGTTTGGCTTCAATGCTGGCGGTGGCAGTTACCTTCCCCGCCAGGGCAGTTTTGTTATCCAGCCTAACGATACTTTCTTTGGTCTTACCGGTCCTGGGGTCGTCAAGTCGGTTCTGGGTGAGGACATCACTCCCGAAGAGTTGGGCGGGCCCCAGGTTCATGGTCAGTCCGGTGTTGCGGATATTACGGTCGAGGATGAAGTGGCGGCTCTGCGTCGCGCCACCCGCCTGCTGAGCTATATCCCGGATAATAACTCGGTTATGGCGCCGTACCAGGAAACCAGCGATCCGCTGGAGCGCAAGACCTGGGAGATCAACACCCTTCTGAAAAAAGCCTTTAACTCCCCCACCGGATTCAATACTCCTTTTGATGTTTCCATTATTATTCAGCAAATTTGTGACTACGGCGACTTTATCGAGCTGCAGCCGGAGCGGGCCCGCTGTGTTATTACTGCTTTTGGGCGCCTTGGTGGCAATGTGGTGGGCTTTTGTGCCAACAACAGTGCGGTTTCCTCGGGCCAGATTGATGTGGATGCGGCCCTGAAGATTGCCCGTTTCATCCGCTTCTGCAACATCTACAATATTCCGGTTATCTTTATGGAAGACACCACTGGCTTCCTGCCCGGTCGCGATCAGGAGTCCCGCGGGATTGTTCAGGCCGGCCGCTCCATGCTCGACTCCATTGTTGATCTGCGCACTCCCCGTATTCTGCTGATTCTGCGCAACGCCTTTGGCGGCGCCTACGCCTCCTACAACAACTATCCCACCGGTGCCGACCTGGTATTGGCTCTGCCCACAACGCGCCTGGCGGTTATGGGACCAGCGGGCAAGGAGTTTGTCTACAAGGGCGAGCTGCGCAAGCTGCGCGGTGCGGTGGCTGACAAGATCAAGCAGGCTACCAAGGAGCGCATTGACGCTGGCATGGAAAGCGCTGCTGCCAAAAAAGATGCGGAAAAAGAAGTTGGCGACTGGCTGAAGGCAGAAGAGGCCTTGCTGAACCAGCGTTACGAAAAAGAGCTGATGAACCCCAAAGAGGGTCTCTCGCTGGGCTCTATTTCGTCACTGGTTATGCCGACGGATCTGCGTAAGGTGCTGGGGGAGAACCTGAACTTCTTCCTGCGTCACTACAAGCCTTCACCCATGCAGTGCGTACAGCGCGAATTCCACTGA
- a CDS encoding sigma 54-interacting transcriptional regulator — protein sequence MTKEWLFLKTAVDLIHSGRNIKMAINTVLLMMSEYFHFRYPSLFLKDMVTGQFGLEISPEVPSREKTLISAQLNTWRLHRSINSSAVVVMGREDRGFSENPFATYIEEGQGLNFLVMVAIEEPSKTLPLSFFSFFCRDMLDLNRRLEVLRTVGRVLYFALNSYGYRLDFTEEPQRHSVATVLDGVVGRSSSMREVADLVRRVAASRASVLITGESGTGKELIAQAIHRLSIRSNSPFVAVNCAALSHTVLESELFGHEKGAFTGAISRRIGRFEQADGGTLFLDEIGEVSAEFQSKLLRVLQEGEFERVGGNETIKVDVRILCATNRDLYRAVVEKRFREDLYYRVNVVNIEVPPLRQRDGDVELLARFFLDAINEDNHSDVAIHPRDIPLLDSHPWPGNVRELQNAVFRAFIDRRQGYANFSFLATSNPGALLAPASEADGWQAPVVAPVVSAQERSAYEQRKIVDALQASRGVQTEAAHLLGITPRQLRYRIKKYGIAVTKF from the coding sequence GTGACCAAGGAGTGGCTCTTTCTCAAGACGGCGGTGGATCTCATTCACTCGGGCCGTAATATCAAAATGGCTATCAATACGGTGCTGCTGATGATGTCGGAATACTTCCATTTTCGCTACCCGTCCCTGTTCCTCAAGGACATGGTGACAGGGCAGTTTGGCCTGGAGATCAGCCCTGAAGTGCCGTCGCGGGAGAAAACGCTGATTTCTGCGCAACTGAATACCTGGAGGCTTCATCGCAGCATCAATTCTTCGGCAGTAGTGGTCATGGGGCGAGAGGACCGTGGGTTTAGCGAGAATCCTTTTGCTACATATATAGAAGAGGGTCAGGGTCTGAATTTTCTGGTAATGGTGGCTATAGAGGAGCCATCCAAGACCTTGCCCCTGTCTTTTTTCAGCTTCTTCTGCCGGGATATGCTGGATTTGAATCGCCGTCTGGAGGTGCTGCGCACGGTAGGGCGGGTGCTCTACTTCGCCCTTAACTCTTATGGCTACCGTCTCGATTTTACCGAGGAGCCTCAGCGGCACAGTGTGGCTACGGTGCTGGACGGGGTGGTGGGCCGGTCGTCTTCCATGCGTGAGGTGGCGGACCTGGTGCGGCGGGTGGCTGCCAGCCGGGCCTCGGTGTTGATTACTGGTGAGTCCGGTACGGGCAAGGAGCTCATTGCCCAGGCGATACATCGCCTTTCTATTCGCTCCAACAGTCCTTTTGTGGCGGTCAACTGTGCTGCCCTTTCTCATACGGTGCTGGAGAGTGAGCTGTTTGGTCACGAGAAGGGGGCGTTTACCGGCGCCATTAGTCGTCGTATAGGTCGATTTGAGCAGGCGGACGGGGGGACGCTTTTTTTGGACGAGATTGGCGAGGTTTCGGCGGAGTTTCAAAGCAAGTTGCTGCGGGTGTTGCAGGAAGGTGAGTTTGAGCGAGTGGGTGGTAATGAAACCATCAAGGTGGACGTGCGTATTCTCTGTGCCACGAACAGGGATCTTTATCGGGCAGTTGTAGAGAAGCGCTTTCGTGAGGATCTTTATTATCGGGTTAATGTGGTGAATATCGAAGTGCCTCCCTTGCGGCAACGGGATGGTGATGTGGAGCTTTTGGCCAGGTTTTTTCTAGATGCTATAAATGAAGACAACCACAGTGATGTGGCGATTCATCCGCGGGATATCCCGCTGCTCGATTCTCATCCCTGGCCAGGGAATGTGCGGGAGTTGCAGAATGCGGTTTTCCGCGCCTTTATCGATCGTCGTCAGGGTTACGCCAACTTTAGTTTTCTGGCTACGTCTAATCCTGGTGCCCTGCTGGCTCCGGCGTCCGAGGCAGATGGCTGGCAGGCGCCTGTTGTCGCGCCGGTGGTTTCGGCGCAAGAGCGTTCCGCATACGAGCAGCGTAAGATCGTGGATGCCCTGCAGGCCAGTCGGGGGGTGCAGACGGAGGCGGCTCACCTGTTGGGTATTACCCCCAGGCAGTTGCGTTATCGGATAAAAAAATACGGGATTGCTGTGACGAAGTTCTGA
- the amt gene encoding ammonium transporter has protein sequence MEGLVLELPFILDSFLMVFAGILVMIMACGFAMLESGLTRSKNTATIMTKNVLIFSIASVAYYMVGYNIMYGDGNAFMGSGAFLSGIEYDSHSVYADFFFQMVFVATAASVISGTVAERIKLWPFLIFVLLLTGIIYPIQGHWTWGESLEFLSGFSDYAGSTIVHSVGGWAALAGVLLLGARKGKYEGGKIRAIPGSNIPLATLGTFLLWFGWFGFNGGSALAMHSADLADEIGMVVASTNTAAATGAIVAAILTRIIYQKVDTTMVLNGALGGLVGITAGPDVVPWIAMIIGFVSAVLIVIAVPAFDKIRIDDPVGALSVHLVCGIWGTLAVGIFNADVAIIDQLKGIILIGAFVFAASFAIWMILKVTMGIRVDEETEVEGLDMKECGLEAYPEFGKGAQKMF, from the coding sequence ATGGAAGGCTTGGTATTAGAGCTCCCATTCATTCTCGATTCGTTCCTTATGGTCTTCGCCGGCATTCTCGTTATGATTATGGCATGTGGCTTTGCCATGCTGGAGTCGGGTCTTACCCGCAGCAAGAACACCGCGACCATCATGACCAAAAACGTACTCATTTTTTCAATCGCGTCCGTGGCCTATTATATGGTGGGCTACAACATCATGTACGGTGACGGCAACGCCTTCATGGGCAGCGGAGCCTTCCTCAGTGGCATTGAATACGACAGCCACTCCGTCTACGCCGACTTCTTTTTCCAAATGGTCTTTGTGGCCACAGCCGCATCTGTTATCTCGGGAACGGTGGCTGAACGCATAAAACTCTGGCCCTTCCTCATTTTTGTACTATTGCTTACCGGGATAATCTACCCAATCCAGGGACACTGGACCTGGGGCGAGTCCCTGGAGTTCCTTAGCGGATTCTCTGACTACGCCGGATCTACCATTGTTCACTCCGTAGGCGGTTGGGCAGCCCTGGCTGGTGTACTGCTCCTGGGAGCTCGCAAAGGCAAGTACGAAGGCGGCAAGATTCGTGCTATCCCCGGCTCCAACATCCCCCTTGCCACCCTGGGCACCTTTCTGCTGTGGTTCGGTTGGTTTGGCTTCAACGGCGGCTCAGCCCTCGCCATGCACAGCGCCGACCTGGCAGACGAAATAGGCATGGTTGTCGCTTCAACCAATACCGCTGCCGCTACCGGTGCTATCGTAGCCGCCATCCTGACCCGAATCATCTACCAGAAAGTTGACACCACCATGGTTCTAAACGGCGCCCTGGGTGGCCTGGTAGGCATTACCGCCGGCCCCGATGTGGTTCCCTGGATTGCCATGATCATCGGCTTTGTTTCCGCAGTTCTGATTGTCATCGCGGTACCCGCCTTTGACAAGATCCGCATTGACGACCCGGTTGGTGCTCTCTCTGTCCACCTGGTCTGCGGCATCTGGGGCACCCTGGCAGTGGGGATATTCAACGCCGACGTCGCCATTATCGACCAGCTCAAAGGCATAATCCTCATTGGCGCCTTCGTCTTTGCCGCCTCCTTCGCCATCTGGATGATACTCAAAGTCACCATGGGCATCCGCGTCGACGAGGAAACCGAAGTGGAAGGCCTGGACATGAAAGAGTGTGGACTGGAAGCCTACCCCGAGTTTGGCAAAGGCGCCCAGAAAATGTTCTAA
- a CDS encoding porin, which translates to MNKMVKVSLAGMAAAAMIAPASIAFAEKTGPEFYGQVNFELTNTDEGGDTNAEWGTNSNYSRLGVKGTNTLDNGLQAFYQIESSVDYNVGVLSGRDTFVGLRGDFGQVSFGRQAAAYRQMVYTGAFSSGTNDTLGVVRAIDKDTGNDLAPGFSTSGVVAPVSRENGVIRYNNSFDGINFAFSLTPVNVPDSDGVAEGDMNFAFGGSMKPMDELTIALAYENRAGGSGTHVLGTTDNDDQTSIGFKAVYNMAPFTVGLGYEQVSNIGNAKDTDLTKIVIPFKMDLGDGMSFNIAISQSEFDLPSGAPSVDSHMNYTVGFEKALGGNTLLQASYAVSDGTGELSAGSTSRDDISVLAFGVKHSF; encoded by the coding sequence ATGAACAAAATGGTTAAAGTTTCCCTCGCTGGTATGGCTGCCGCAGCCATGATCGCTCCCGCTTCTATCGCTTTTGCTGAGAAGACTGGACCAGAATTTTACGGTCAAGTAAACTTCGAATTAACAAACACAGACGAAGGCGGAGACACTAATGCTGAATGGGGCACCAACAGCAACTACTCGCGCTTGGGTGTCAAGGGGACCAACACACTGGATAATGGATTGCAAGCCTTTTATCAGATCGAGTCATCTGTTGATTACAATGTTGGTGTCTTATCTGGCCGCGATACTTTTGTGGGTCTACGTGGTGACTTTGGCCAAGTGAGCTTTGGTCGTCAAGCCGCAGCTTATCGGCAAATGGTTTACACAGGGGCCTTTAGCAGTGGCACTAACGACACACTTGGTGTTGTTCGTGCTATAGACAAAGATACGGGCAATGATTTAGCTCCAGGTTTTAGTACCAGCGGTGTTGTAGCGCCAGTGTCTCGCGAAAATGGCGTTATTCGTTACAATAATAGCTTTGATGGAATCAATTTTGCCTTTAGCTTGACGCCTGTCAATGTACCAGACAGTGACGGTGTAGCAGAAGGTGATATGAATTTTGCGTTCGGCGGCTCCATGAAGCCCATGGATGAACTGACTATAGCATTGGCATATGAAAATCGTGCTGGCGGTAGCGGAACGCATGTTCTTGGGACCACCGACAATGATGACCAGACCAGCATCGGCTTTAAGGCAGTATACAACATGGCTCCTTTTACCGTTGGACTTGGCTACGAGCAGGTTAGCAATATAGGTAACGCAAAAGATACCGACCTGACAAAGATTGTCATTCCATTCAAAATGGACCTGGGTGATGGCATGAGCTTTAACATTGCCATTTCACAGTCCGAGTTTGATCTACCAAGTGGAGCGCCTAGCGTTGATAGTCACATGAACTATACTGTTGGCTTTGAAAAAGCTCTCGGCGGAAACACATTACTGCAAGCTTCGTATGCAGTGTCTGATGGCACAGGTGAACTTTCGGCTGGATCTACTTCTAGGGATGACATTTCCGTGCTTGCTTTTGGAGTTAAGCACAGCTTCTGA
- a CDS encoding transposase — translation MTIARSQIISLDTTPYYHCVSRCVRRAFLCGTDQLTGQSFDHRKQWILDRLGILTQVFAIDICAYALMSNHYHVVLRVDRARVEQMPDHEVLVRWNSLFSGNPLVSNYLAGNELSRMEQKNLADLIEEIRPRLYDISWFMRCLNEWIARQANKEDGCKGRFWEGRFRTQALLDEHGLLTCMAYVDLNAVRAGIADSPENSDFSSIQARIHTWGKATGEMVAAQCPPLLEFNDSGKDDDLLPFTLVDYMELVDWTARNVRADKSSAMSEDAPPLLERMGIEAGTFAMQMRGEGGKFPLFMGAYHCLQHTALRLGRRCIQGSGTARQLFGGDRAS, via the coding sequence GTGACTATCGCCAGAAGCCAAATCATTTCACTGGACACTACCCCCTACTACCACTGCGTTAGTCGCTGTGTGCGACGGGCGTTTCTCTGTGGCACAGACCAGCTTACCGGGCAGAGCTTTGATCATCGCAAGCAGTGGATTCTGGATCGGCTGGGGATTTTAACCCAGGTCTTTGCTATTGATATCTGCGCCTATGCCTTGATGAGCAACCATTATCACGTGGTATTGCGAGTTGACAGGGCGCGTGTGGAGCAGATGCCTGATCACGAGGTACTTGTGCGCTGGAACTCGTTGTTTTCCGGCAACCCGTTGGTGAGTAACTATCTGGCTGGCAATGAGTTATCACGTATGGAACAAAAGAATTTGGCGGATCTGATTGAAGAGATACGTCCACGCCTCTACGATATCTCCTGGTTTATGCGTTGCCTGAACGAGTGGATTGCCCGACAGGCCAACAAGGAAGATGGCTGCAAAGGTCGCTTCTGGGAGGGGCGTTTTCGCACCCAGGCGCTGCTGGATGAGCACGGCTTATTGACGTGTATGGCGTATGTGGATCTGAACGCCGTGCGGGCAGGGATTGCAGACTCACCGGAAAACTCGGATTTCTCTTCCATTCAAGCTCGCATACACACTTGGGGAAAGGCAACGGGAGAAATGGTGGCAGCTCAATGTCCTCCCCTGTTGGAGTTTAACGACAGCGGCAAGGATGATGATCTTTTGCCATTTACTCTGGTGGATTACATGGAGTTGGTTGACTGGACGGCCCGCAATGTTCGTGCCGACAAGAGCAGCGCCATGAGTGAAGACGCACCACCATTACTGGAGCGTATGGGGATTGAGGCTGGCACTTTTGCCATGCAAATGCGCGGCGAGGGCGGGAAATTTCCTTTGTTTATGGGGGCATATCACTGCCTGCAGCACACGGCACTCAGACTTGGAAGACGCTGTATTCAGGGAAGTGGCACGGCTCGACAGCTGTTTGGTGGCGATAGAGCGTCGTAA
- a CDS encoding peptidylprolyl isomerase, which produces MKKSIFTAALGAAMVFSVAATAAAEDTILAKVEGHEITRQDLELAIDSLPQEVRQQVRGNPEFKAQLLEELVRQEMVFAEAKRRNFDENEAVRNRLRLLERELMVTAFLEDYLSRNMELSEEDKQRFYEDNKERFVTQETVSASHILIEDREEAQQVLQQALDGADFGQLARDHSVDTGSARQEGYIGEFYRGQGLVQEFEDAAFAADEGIHPELVRTQFGYHIINVHEKSPSRSVSFDEARERITEILTEEQQQQVLRRLLQELELRYDSEVYPERLD; this is translated from the coding sequence ATGAAAAAGTCAATTTTTACCGCTGCGCTGGGAGCGGCGATGGTTTTCAGCGTCGCTGCTACGGCGGCAGCTGAGGATACTATTCTGGCTAAAGTAGAAGGCCACGAGATTACCCGGCAGGACCTGGAGCTGGCCATAGACTCTCTACCCCAGGAAGTACGGCAGCAGGTGCGGGGCAATCCGGAATTCAAGGCTCAGCTGCTGGAAGAGCTGGTGCGGCAAGAGATGGTTTTTGCCGAAGCCAAGCGCCGCAACTTTGATGAAAACGAGGCGGTGCGCAACCGTCTGCGCCTCCTGGAGCGAGAGCTGATGGTTACGGCTTTTCTGGAAGACTACCTGAGCCGCAACATGGAGCTGAGCGAGGAAGATAAACAGCGCTTTTACGAAGACAACAAGGAGCGCTTTGTTACCCAGGAAACGGTGAGCGCCAGCCACATTCTGATTGAGGACCGCGAAGAGGCACAACAGGTACTGCAACAGGCCCTTGATGGTGCTGATTTTGGCCAGCTGGCTCGGGATCATTCTGTAGACACGGGCAGCGCAAGGCAGGAAGGTTACATCGGTGAATTCTACCGCGGTCAGGGGCTGGTGCAAGAGTTTGAGGATGCAGCTTTTGCAGCTGACGAGGGTATTCACCCTGAGCTGGTTCGCACCCAATTTGGCTACCACATTATAAATGTGCATGAAAAGAGTCCTTCCCGCAGTGTCAGTTTTGATGAGGCTCGAGAGAGGATCACTGAAATCTTGACCGAAGAGCAACAGCAACAGGTATTGCGTCGCTTGCTGCAGGAATTGGAGCTACGTTATGACTCCGAAGTTTACCCTGAGCGCTTAGATTGA
- a CDS encoding peptidylprolyl isomerase: protein MCQRILFAFITSAIVCTTTMASTLLDGVAVVVNGTPITIHEIRQANEDRIAAARQLSGEEYQHAMEEILGQGARQLVERKIIEDYARRNRIQVESQQVEEAISQVAANNNISRDELERRLGREGISMSAYRDDIRIQLIMMQIGQRMEENLRVSDKEAEEAFREGRFQQIHYADVGHILITADGKTDEQAKAIARRLWAEIEAGEINFADAARQYSEGPNAADGGLMENVRRGRLLQELDQAIFGLDAGDMDMVSSTIGYHLIKVHDRDINREMRSEDLERTRELLLQQKQQERMEALLDDLLEKAVVSYKIPGVE from the coding sequence ATGTGCCAACGAATTCTTTTTGCCTTTATAACCTCTGCCATAGTGTGTACCACCACTATGGCCTCTACTCTCCTTGATGGTGTGGCTGTAGTGGTGAATGGTACACCCATTACCATTCACGAAATCCGCCAAGCCAATGAAGACCGCATCGCCGCTGCTCGTCAACTCTCGGGTGAGGAGTATCAGCATGCCATGGAGGAGATCTTGGGCCAGGGCGCTCGTCAACTTGTGGAGCGCAAAATCATCGAGGACTATGCACGCCGCAACCGTATTCAAGTAGAGTCACAGCAAGTGGAGGAGGCCATCAGCCAGGTGGCGGCCAATAATAATATCAGCCGGGACGAGCTGGAAAGGCGCTTGGGACGGGAGGGTATTTCCATGAGTGCCTACCGCGACGATATCCGCATCCAGCTTATCATGATGCAAATTGGTCAGCGCATGGAAGAAAACCTGCGGGTCAGTGACAAAGAAGCTGAAGAGGCTTTTCGCGAAGGTCGCTTTCAGCAGATTCACTACGCCGACGTTGGGCATATCCTTATCACTGCCGATGGCAAGACTGATGAGCAGGCAAAAGCCATTGCCCGCCGCCTGTGGGCTGAAATCGAAGCGGGCGAAATAAACTTTGCTGATGCGGCCCGCCAATACTCGGAGGGGCCTAACGCCGCTGATGGTGGCTTAATGGAAAATGTTCGCCGTGGCCGTCTGTTGCAAGAGCTGGACCAGGCTATCTTTGGGCTGGATGCCGGCGATATGGATATGGTAAGCTCAACCATCGGGTATCACCTGATAAAGGTGCACGACCGGGACATCAACCGGGAGATGCGCAGCGAGGATCTGGAACGCACCCGCGAGCTGCTGCTCCAGCAAAAACAGCAGGAGCGCATGGAAGCACTACTGGACGACTTGCTGGAAAAAGCGGTAGTGAGCTACAAAATCCCCGGTGTCGAATAA
- a CDS encoding RNA-binding S4 domain-containing protein, whose protein sequence is MSNNVRLDLFLKKSRLIKRRPLAKKMCDDGMININGRVAKAGHKLHVGDTLCVNSASRFVEVRIEEIPTGNVRKNQASELYHILKNERKQVNILDWFDDEEEDEFD, encoded by the coding sequence GTGTCGAATAACGTGCGGCTCGATCTGTTCCTGAAAAAGTCTCGCCTGATCAAGCGGCGCCCTTTGGCTAAGAAAATGTGCGATGATGGCATGATCAATATCAATGGCAGGGTAGCCAAGGCAGGGCACAAACTGCACGTTGGCGATACTCTCTGCGTCAACTCAGCTTCACGTTTCGTGGAAGTGCGCATAGAGGAAATCCCCACCGGAAATGTTCGCAAAAACCAGGCCAGCGAGCTCTACCACATACTGAAAAACGAACGCAAACAGGTCAATATACTGGACTGGTTCGATGACGAGGAAGAAGATGAATTTGACTGA
- the waaF gene encoding lipopolysaccharide heptosyltransferase II, with translation MNTLIIGPAWVGDMVMAQSLFILLNQRYPDVPIDVVAPAWSAGLLERMPQVRRTVSLNVSHGQLGLGERRRVGNSLRNNYERAIVLPTTWKSALVPWFARIPVRTGFLGEMRYGLLTDIRDLDKSVLSMTVHRYLALGQDKPEPLPPAHIPQPHLVSSHEQQDLLCEKYTLDTTRPACVLFPGAEYGPAKQWPIEYFAELAARLTEDGKQVWVIGSAKDHEAGERICAAKEFAFNLCGKTSLSEAIDAVAMAKVAITNDSGLMHVAAALDVPVVALYGSSSPEKTPPLTDKKVILRQELDCAPCFERSCPLGHTDCLRSISVDTVWEQVGLISDVILRAKV, from the coding sequence GTGAATACGCTTATAATCGGCCCTGCTTGGGTGGGCGATATGGTAATGGCCCAGAGTTTGTTTATTCTATTAAATCAACGATACCCTGACGTCCCCATCGATGTTGTGGCTCCTGCCTGGTCAGCTGGCTTACTGGAGCGGATGCCACAGGTGCGACGAACAGTAAGTTTGAATGTAAGTCATGGCCAGCTTGGTTTGGGTGAGCGACGTCGAGTGGGAAACTCGCTGCGCAATAACTATGAGCGAGCCATTGTACTGCCCACCACCTGGAAGTCCGCTCTAGTCCCCTGGTTCGCCCGCATCCCCGTGCGCACAGGGTTTCTCGGAGAGATGCGCTATGGACTGCTCACTGATATACGCGACCTGGACAAGAGCGTGCTCTCCATGACAGTCCACCGTTACCTGGCGCTGGGTCAGGATAAACCTGAACCACTACCGCCAGCGCACATACCTCAACCTCACCTTGTCAGCAGCCACGAGCAACAAGATCTGCTATGCGAAAAATATACTCTTGATACGACCAGGCCAGCATGCGTTCTTTTTCCCGGTGCGGAGTATGGACCGGCAAAGCAGTGGCCCATTGAGTACTTTGCCGAACTGGCTGCCCGGCTGACGGAAGACGGAAAACAGGTGTGGGTTATCGGCTCGGCCAAGGATCATGAAGCGGGAGAGCGTATTTGCGCAGCAAAAGAATTCGCATTCAACCTTTGCGGTAAAACCAGCTTGAGCGAAGCCATAGATGCGGTCGCTATGGCGAAAGTCGCAATAACCAATGACTCTGGGCTTATGCACGTAGCCGCTGCTCTCGATGTTCCTGTAGTGGCTCTCTACGGCTCATCCAGCCCAGAAAAAACACCACCATTAACGGACAAAAAAGTTATCCTGCGCCAAGAGCTCGATTGCGCACCCTGCTTTGAGAGATCCTGCCCATTAGGTCATACAGACTGCTTGCGGAGTATCAGTGTTGACACCGTGTGGGAACAAGTGGGGTTGATTTCGGATGTCATTTTGCGAGCTAAAGTATAA
- a CDS encoding glycosyltransferase, whose product MRVLVVTGHSDLPETHLFLELAKCGVEMEIICPEKARGVDHFAEAGIPVYFGESVSRIDRNIRQLIRERLSQFQPDILHLLNSKAISNGIAASRGFPVKVIAYRGVVGGVSFLDPASWMTYLHPRVSRVICVADAIRQWFVKHRLFHYPPEERFITIHKGHDVSWYNPAPRHILQDEFGIPSDAPVVVSIANYRKHKGLELLIESAQDWPDEAHLLLIGNMEGSPLQGLAKQSAARHRIHFAGSRSDAAALTGACDIYALCAYKKEGLPKTVIEAMCQGVPPVVANSGGSPELIEENVSGLIVPPQNLQALSHAINTLLQDPPRRITMGRAARDRIQKAFAPQQTVKQTLQLYNELTGINSC is encoded by the coding sequence ATGAGAGTTTTAGTTGTCACAGGCCACAGTGACCTCCCTGAGACCCACTTATTTCTGGAGCTGGCAAAATGCGGGGTCGAGATGGAAATCATTTGCCCGGAAAAGGCACGTGGAGTAGACCACTTTGCTGAAGCTGGAATTCCAGTGTACTTTGGCGAATCAGTCAGCCGCATTGATCGCAACATTCGTCAGTTGATTAGAGAGCGGCTTAGCCAATTTCAGCCCGACATCCTTCATTTGCTGAATAGTAAAGCTATCTCTAACGGAATTGCTGCCTCCCGTGGTTTTCCAGTTAAGGTGATAGCTTACCGTGGAGTTGTAGGTGGAGTCAGTTTCCTGGACCCTGCATCATGGATGACCTACCTCCATCCGCGGGTTAGTCGTGTTATTTGCGTTGCTGATGCAATTCGGCAGTGGTTCGTAAAGCATCGCTTATTTCATTACCCACCTGAAGAGCGTTTTATTACGATACACAAAGGCCATGACGTCAGCTGGTATAATCCTGCTCCTCGCCATATCCTCCAGGATGAGTTTGGAATACCAAGTGATGCCCCTGTTGTTGTCAGCATTGCTAACTATCGCAAGCACAAAGGACTCGAGTTGCTGATAGAAAGTGCGCAGGATTGGCCTGATGAGGCCCATTTACTTTTGATTGGCAACATGGAGGGATCTCCTCTGCAAGGCCTGGCGAAACAGAGTGCCGCCAGGCACCGAATTCACTTTGCTGGATCGCGCTCTGACGCGGCAGCTTTGACAGGGGCTTGCGATATATACGCATTATGTGCTTATAAAAAAGAAGGATTACCAAAGACCGTAATAGAAGCAATGTGCCAGGGTGTTCCACCAGTTGTTGCTAACTCCGGCGGTTCGCCAGAGCTTATTGAGGAAAATGTCAGTGGTCTGATCGTACCACCTCAGAATCTACAGGCTCTTAGTCACGCTATAAACACCTTGCTTCAAGACCCTCCCCGGCGTATAACCATGGGGCGCGCTGCTCGAGATCGTATTCAAAAAGCTTTTGCCCCGCAACAAACAGTGAAGCAGACGCTACAACTTTACAATGAACTGACAGGGATAAACTCATGCTGA